The following nucleotide sequence is from Malania oleifera isolate guangnan ecotype guangnan chromosome 4, ASM2987363v1, whole genome shotgun sequence.
ttttttatttttaaaattctactttTGGAGCGCAGGGATACATCCTTTATATTCCAAAAATGCAAAAAGGGACCAATGAACCAATTAACCAAGTGGGAAATTTTAGCTCGGAGAGACAATATATCAACCTCTTCACAAATTTAAGAAGTTCAGAAAATTTAAGACTACGCATCTCACAGAACGTCCAGTAAGAGGGTAATAAGCTTCCCTAAATTCAAACtacttaaaaggaaaaaaaaaaaacgctaaAGCGGCTCATTCCGTTCTACACCTTTGTAAAACACAAATTCCACGAGACAAACAAAAACCCTCAAaccaaacactaaaaccctaattctAACAAAACACCTAAAACCCAGTACCAATAAGAACCGACAGCAGGAGCCGaaaacaatattcaaatcaaacaaaaccagcacaatccaaaaaaaaacaaaaaaaagagaaCAAGGGATAAAGAAGTACCAAACACGAAACAGAGTGCCCTGTTCTGCTCTCGAGGGGTTTGCAAGCTGCGATTGTTAAGAACGCACgaagaagggagagagaatcgTGATAAGGGAGAGGAAAAGGGGGAAAGAGGTATGGGGAGGTGAATGGATCATATGAGGTTGGGCAGCGCCCACTCATATCACAGAAAATTTATCGCCACCACACGCTTGTGAATCTCAGCGCTCCGGATTTAGAATtcgagtttaaaaaaaaaagaggtagATAATTTTGGCGGTTCGCACTGGATAGCCTCACTAGCGGCGTGGATTCTCCTCTCCTGCCGCAACAAAGGATCAACTCTAAAAACAGAGCACTAAAATTTAGTATTTGTTTGGTTAAGGTTTGGAAGGGAGTTTTTCTAAATTTGGAAATgtgttttataaaaataatatacaaaatgtgcgtttagttatttttttagaaattattttttaaaatttgtttgaaAATAAGGCTCAAAGATACAAATTGCCACTCAACTAAACTTTACTTAAGTGAAGCGGAGACATAAGCATAATATAAAACGAGTTCTCAGGTGGATGCATGTGACAAGTAAATTTTGGGGTAAGTTACATATTTCAAGAAAAAGGGTGATGCATGTGACAAGTAAATTTTGGGGTAAGTTACATATTTCAAAAAAAAGGGGTTGTGAGTCATTTAGAGAGCttataatatcaataataaagACTATTCTAGAAACAAATCGATAAAAGGGATAGTGCTAGATAAGGAAGAACGTAGAAGGATGAGATACCAAGGAAAGTATGAGTAGGAAATTTAAGTTACTAGAAGGTAACATTTCTAACAATCTTTAAGACATTTAAAATAGAATTAACCATTGATTTCCCTTATGTTAATGTCGTAACCCAAAAAATAACAATGACATTGAGAGTGAGGTTGAAGCATGTCACTTAAAAACAAGAAGCaatcaaaataaaaacaaatagaAGCTTTTATGTAACAACCCCGACCCGTCatgtgggctcggagtgctactttagtgacgtcagtgtatctaataccttattcatcaaatatataACACACATACACAGcagaaataaattataaaatcctcaaattacattgtcagagttctaactatctttatatacaaatatattcattttcacataattacatcccataaaattaaacaagaaaaaaaaatctctatctacacaccacCTACTTAATTTTACACCTCTAGCCCAGCTCCTCTAGCCCACTAGATCCGATCTTTAGGATTCcctaaaaagacagtttgtaaagtaagggtgagacacaactcagtaagggaaaaactaagttaatgtcaatgtgtggtcagcatgcatttagtgtacagaaaataactagttcactaaatagataaacacatttatgaaaacattcttattttacactcacacacacaattagccgaggatagggaagatcacccgcccatacaagtagtttccctctgctctagtaccattactgctactagggtactcacctttctcaataaaccctcgaagttatcttattaattaaccgtattcacataatttaacagatatgcatatacgacactccttgtgacaaacacgATATTTACATCcctatggcatgggttgtgcggcccgaaggctagactaatgtcctaggggatccacccagacagtaatcatctatactctccgctaacatactccgcgggtacacgcagctccaactgttggtccgattgccctcactcaggggtgcattctcctcacgtaggcaaatcggacaaggccaccctacacctcttagcacaggtgtgggcgcacactgccacataacaaatctctagcaacggtaccgtgctcacaataaattggtccccagggttcctaaagcatatcatgcaatttagataatagaaaataccatttaaaacattatttcacatatatttcttgttattccaaaaacccggcccccggccaaaaatacaatccggcatataaccatcaattaaaacttggcccttggccatcaaataataatcctggcccttggccaatcaaacaatatttGGCCACTGGCCATTAgttcaaacacctgcatttcacaaacagttctagtattttcacaagcatttctagtatttcttaaacaattcagtatttcacaaacaatttagtatttcaaaatccccaatccagatatacaataatccatacaaatcaaatcatctgccacacaattttccacattttaacatatccctataaacaaacaaactttcCACTGTTCACTTTAttaaaaaataccataccatatatcctaaatttgtaaaatccatttcgaatgactggttttcaaaataacttttaaattcccaagtgaataaataaataaataaataaatatatttatataaacataacaattaattTGATTAAAGTTTCATAAAGTTACcgatttaacttaatccccttacctgatttctgaaaaagcCCGATAataccccggcctacgccccaagtgttcaaaaacccatgagccctgaaattcaaatttcaccatattattcgatTCTTAGaacaactttccctaaaattttcctaagttctGAATCccttaaatagcctaataaaagcctaa
It contains:
- the LOC131154552 gene encoding uncharacterized protein LOC131154552 isoform X2, giving the protein MSGRCPTSYDPFTSPYLFPPFPLPYHDSLSLLRAFLTIAACKPLESRTGHSVSCLFTLLSNSEGNLCLLRPQFLTTKIHLRRPMLMTLVLGQKSTFIYAYNSVMVGKA